The following is a genomic window from Vibrio cyclitrophicus.
CGACGTAGTGAATGTTTTACTGATACCAGCTTTAGAGACATCAACCGAAGCCACCATCGCGGAATCTGAAGATTCGATCACACGAGAACCAGAACATCCTGGCAAAAACTCAGGATAACGAGCAACATCATTGACCAAGCTGAACATCTGGTCGGCACTAAAAGACACTAATGCTGAACGAGTAACCTTTGGCATATAGACTCCTGTTAAAGACAGCGTTACATTAACACAAACTGCAATTTTAATTGTATTGGGCCAGAGCGCAAATAAAAAGGATTCCCCATCTAGGGCGCATTCAGTATAATGAGGCCATTATGGCAAAGAATAAATCAAAATCAAAAGCCGGTAGTAATACCATTGCGCTTAATAAGAAAGCTCGCCACGAATATTTCATCGATGATGAGATAGAAGCGGGGCTTGAGCTACAAGGCTGGGAAGTAAAATCCCTACGTGAAGGCAAAACCAATATCGCAGAAAGCTACGTATACATCCGAGATGGCGAAGCATTCATCAGTGGTATGACGATTACTCCGCTAACTCAAGCGAGTACTCATATCGTGGCGAACCCAACACGTATCCGTAAACTATTAATGTCGAGAAAAGAGCTCGACAACCTTATCGGTCGTATTAACCGTGAAGGCATGACACTTGTCGCAACCGCACTTTACTGGTCTCGCTCTTGGGCGAAGATTAAAGTTGGCGTAGCGAAAGGTAAAAAGCTGCACGATAAACGTACTGATATGAAAGAAAAAGATTGGGCGAGAGATAAAGCACGAATTATGAAGAGTAATTTGCGTTAATTTTAAGCACTTAAACGCACAGTGCTAGACAGGCAAAGCTTTTCTGGTACTATGCAAATAACACTTGGGGCTGATTTAGGATTCGACAGGAATTTTGAAGTCTGAGGTGCATGCCGTGGGGCGGTTGGCCACGTTAAAAGCCGCAAAAAAATAGTCGCAAACGACGAAAACTACGCACTAGCAGCTTAATAACCTGCTCAGAGCTCTCTTACCCTAGCTTCCGCTCGTAAGACGGGGACCAATAAGAGATCAAACCCAAACTAGCTAGCGCGGATTCTCCCACCTGAGAGGAAAAGCGCGAATTATAATTCAGGTTAGCCTTTAACTAGCGTGTCGGTTCGCAGGTTGCTGGTGAAATTAAAGATCGACTAAGCATGTAGTACCAATGATGAATGATTTTTGGACGCGGGTTCAACTCCCGCCAGCTCCACCAAACGTTTGGAAAGGGCCAACTCGAAAGAGTTGGCCCTTTTTTTATCTTTATTTTACTAGCCATAACAAGGAAAGTTTCTTTTTAACAGTGACTTACCTTTAGCACGTCAACAATAAAAAACCACACATCCCGTTGCTGAAATGTGTGGCCGTCTAGAACTGTTATCTTACGAACTTAGATAAGTTCAGGCGTTAATCCATCTCGCCCAGCAAGTAATCTTCATTACTGCTCACTACTGCGCCGTGCTTTAAGAAGTTCTTACCTAGGATCATGCTGTATTCAAAGCGAGAGCGATCTTGAAGGTTTACCCTTACCTCTTTCTCTAAGTCACCTAACTTAACCTTCATTTCGACGACAGGGCGAATGTTCACCTTCTCGCCTTT
Proteins encoded in this region:
- the smpB gene encoding SsrA-binding protein SmpB produces the protein MAKNKSKSKAGSNTIALNKKARHEYFIDDEIEAGLELQGWEVKSLREGKTNIAESYVYIRDGEAFISGMTITPLTQASTHIVANPTRIRKLLMSRKELDNLIGRINREGMTLVATALYWSRSWAKIKVGVAKGKKLHDKRTDMKEKDWARDKARIMKSNLR